One Carya illinoinensis cultivar Pawnee chromosome 5, C.illinoinensisPawnee_v1, whole genome shotgun sequence genomic window, CGTCTCGTTTGTTTTTACCAtatatcttttttaattattataattttattatatttttatataaaataaaataaataacttaattttttaattttaaaataataatattattaaaaaaatatattttaataatattttatttaatttttaatttttaaataatagataaaatgGTAGTTTATAACTTAACTTACCCAAGACCCATTTGACCATTCCAACACAAGAGGTAACGAATAAAGAGAAAGTGTCGTATCTATAaaaggattttataaaaataattttataaattaatataattttatataatatattaaatctatttataataaaaataaatttacggtagtcattttataaaatatttttacctgtAAAGTGAATATCCAAATTCAAAAGAACCCATTTAGCTCTAAAGCCAATTACCTTCTGAACTGCCCAAGTGGAATAAACGCACTGCAAGAATCAGGTACACCAGAGTGCAGAAAGTTTTTTTCGCATTATACCAAAAGGGTATAAAAGTAACGAAAGTGCAAACCAGACAAGCACACACTATTGTTGcatataatactaataaaaaataataatacatcaccACGTGGATGGGACTggcccctctctctctgtcttaTCTTACAACAAGCAGCCATCTTGGTAAAAGTTTGGGATCACAGGCTAGAGGCAATGAAAGTGGATTTCTTCCCACTATCTTGCTCTTCCTTCAATAAGGAATCCATCTCCTTCGCAAATCTTTCCATGGCTGCCGCAGGCAAGCATATTGGCATCACTATTCCATCCTGTCCCTTACTGTTCTTAAATGGAATATAAAAGCTCGCCACTCCTGGAATGGCTCCTACCCCACCTTTGGCTGGCCCACCGTAAGCAGCCTTGCCCCATCCGAAATCAACCTCTCCAAACCCGGCACGTGTCACGTCCGATACGAGATACGTCCTCACCACCGTGAAGTGGGGTCGGCCTCTAAGTACAATCAGATCCGCCACAGACCTCATGTAGTCCTCGTCCACGTTGTTCTTGGCCTTCCTCACCAGTTCCAAAGCATAGCCCAAAGGATTCTCGCAGAGCTTTCCGGCGGTCGTGAGCGCCACGGAGAAAGCGAAAACGTTGCCGTAGTAGCCGGTCGGCAATGGAGGGTTGAATCTGGAACGCGCATTGACGATGCACAGAATTCGCACCTCCTCGTCGCGGTCGGGCTGGAGTGCCATGGTACGGCAACGCCAGAGGCAGGCGGTGAGTATCTCGAACGTGGAACACTGACTGAGGTGGTGCGGCACCAACCTGCGGAGGGCGGAAACCTCGGTGGGGCCGAAGAAGAAAGAGCGATGAGCCATGTCGTCGAGGGGGATGATGGTCCCTTTCGTGTCGGCCACTTCATCGTACTCATGGAGCGTGCGCGACAAGCGCGGTGGGTCCCTCGCGTTGAGGAGATGCCTCTGCCACACTGGCGGGATGGAGGGGGCCCTTGCGCCGCGAGCTATCTCTCCCACGGCCGCCATGAACTGGACCAGGCCAGCAGCATCGCTCATGGTGTGGTTGAGGCGCAGCGCAAAGATGAACCCGCCGCACTTGAGACGTGTCACCTTCAAGTCGGATATCCCATTAGAATGATTCAACACAGTAACACAgtaatttctaatatatatgtaaatttcaAAATCCTTAACGAGTTCTCTAGTCGAATATGTACCTGAATAAGCAGTAATGGGCAATCAAGGACTCCTCCGGATCCCGGAACATCAAAAAGAAGTTCCTCCAAGCATGGAAATGGAGGTTGAAGAGCATCACCAAACTGTTTCAGAGTCAAGTCGGCATCGGCCTCGATGAACAAGACACCCTCACCCGTGCATTCAACTACAAGTTTCCGGCCAGGTCCTTCCCTAAGCCTACCGGCAAATGGGTAGTAGAACACCAGAGTTTCTGCAAGTGCCTCTCTGATGACTTTCACTGGATCGCTTTCTTTCATCAAGGGATCATATCTGTAGAACTGAATCACCGGGATTTGGAACCGAAGACCCTCTTGGTCGTCGATATCAGAAAGTTGCTTGAATTCGTGGGGTGTGGGCTTAGATGGAGAAACCAGTTCTGGTTCGCTCCTTCGTACTGTGAAAACCAGAGAGCCAGCCATGCCGAGAAGATTGGTTTGATCAGAGGAAGAAAGTGATCAGGGAGCTAGCTTTGGTGGTTGGCTGTAGAATTGGTGGGTGCTTGTGTGCTATGATGCGATTTCTGAAGTGGGATTtatagagaaaa contains:
- the LOC122310877 gene encoding benzyl alcohol O-benzoyltransferase-like — translated: MAGSLVFTVRRSEPELVSPSKPTPHEFKQLSDIDDQEGLRFQIPVIQFYRYDPLMKESDPVKVIREALAETLVFYYPFAGRLREGPGRKLVVECTGEGVLFIEADADLTLKQFGDALQPPFPCLEELLFDVPGSGGVLDCPLLLIQVTRLKCGGFIFALRLNHTMSDAAGLVQFMAAVGEIARGARAPSIPPVWQRHLLNARDPPRLSRTLHEYDEVADTKGTIIPLDDMAHRSFFFGPTEVSALRRLVPHHLSQCSTFEILTACLWRCRTMALQPDRDEEVRILCIVNARSRFNPPLPTGYYGNVFAFSVALTTAGKLCENPLGYALELVRKAKNNVDEDYMRSVADLIVLRGRPHFTVVRTYLVSDVTRAGFGEVDFGWGKAAYGGPAKGGVGAIPGVASFYIPFKNSKGQDGIVMPICLPAAAMERFAKEMDSLLKEEQDSGKKSTFIASSL